A window of the Microbacterium sp. AZCO genome harbors these coding sequences:
- a CDS encoding alcohol dehydrogenase catalytic domain-containing protein → MLTASYIGNRTIDIGEAEPTPPGAGQVQIAVAYTGLCGTDLHILHGSMDARVQTPLVFGHEMSGTIAALGEGVTGWSAGDGVTVMPLAWDGTCPACLAGNQHICQNLDFIGIDSPGSLQPLWNVPAETLVRLPEGVRLDHAALVEPAAVAVHDVRRAQLSPGQKAVVIGGGPIGVLIATVARHFGGDVVVIELDAKRRAQIEGLGFTTLDPRAVDQVAWVTEWSGGAGADVVFEVSGAAQAVLGATSLAKVRGTIVVVAIHSTPREIDLQRVFWRELSILGARVYQRQDFETAVELVADGVIPADLLITRIVPLSQTQDAFADLEAGRAMKLLVDVGGQR, encoded by the coding sequence GTGCTGACAGCGAGTTACATCGGAAACCGCACCATCGATATAGGCGAGGCGGAGCCGACGCCTCCCGGCGCGGGGCAGGTGCAGATCGCGGTCGCCTACACGGGACTGTGCGGCACCGACCTGCACATCCTCCACGGCAGCATGGACGCCCGCGTGCAGACGCCGCTCGTCTTCGGCCACGAGATGAGCGGCACGATCGCCGCCCTCGGCGAGGGCGTCACGGGATGGAGCGCCGGCGACGGCGTGACGGTCATGCCCCTCGCGTGGGACGGCACGTGCCCCGCGTGCCTCGCGGGCAACCAGCACATCTGCCAGAACCTCGACTTCATCGGCATCGACTCCCCCGGCTCGCTGCAGCCGCTGTGGAACGTGCCGGCCGAAACCCTCGTGCGCCTCCCGGAGGGCGTGCGCCTCGACCACGCGGCACTCGTCGAGCCCGCCGCCGTCGCCGTGCACGACGTGCGCCGCGCGCAGCTCTCGCCCGGGCAGAAGGCCGTCGTCATCGGCGGCGGCCCCATCGGCGTGCTCATCGCAACCGTCGCGCGCCACTTCGGCGGCGACGTCGTCGTCATCGAGCTCGATGCCAAGCGCCGTGCGCAGATCGAGGGTCTCGGGTTCACGACCCTCGACCCGCGCGCCGTCGACCAGGTCGCGTGGGTCACCGAGTGGTCGGGCGGAGCCGGAGCCGATGTCGTCTTCGAGGTGTCGGGGGCGGCGCAGGCCGTGCTCGGCGCGACGTCGCTCGCGAAGGTCCGCGGCACCATCGTCGTCGTGGCGATCCACTCGACGCCGCGCGAGATCGACCTCCAGCGCGTCTTCTGGCGCGAGCTCAGCATCCTGGGTGCCCGTGTCTATCAGCGGCAGGACTTCGAGACGGCCGTCGAGCTCGTGGCCGACGGCGTGATCCCCGCCGACCTCCTCATCACCCGGATCGTGCCGCTCAGCCAGACGCAGGATGCCTTCGCCGACCTCGAGGCGGGACGCGCCATGAAGCTCCTCGTCGACGTGGGAGGGCAGCGATGA